In Mercenaria mercenaria strain notata chromosome 13, MADL_Memer_1, whole genome shotgun sequence, the DNA window GACGCATACACCATTCTACAGAAAAGGAAATGTCCTACATACCCGGTTACTCGGAAGTAATAACGTGCTAAATGTTGAAACATGTACGTTTCAGCGCAGTTCGCTCATGAAACGCCCAATGTTTCGTCACAGAAATCGCAAGACGCAGTTGTAATGCACTATTTGCAAGAAAAAAAGATCACACAATGTAAATATTGCCCCGGGAGATTCACAGGGAATTGCTGTACATTGTAATTGTAACACTACTGGACATGTCAAGGAACTATTTCTTTATGAAATAGGACATAGACCGTTGCACCTCATGTGAAACAGGTACCTGTATTAAAACATAAGTGTCAGAAACTCTATGCTCATTATGTTCTTCCAATGTACATTTGCATCTATAATTCCATATCTTTGAAACATCGACAGGAGTAAAGAACTCTGTTCTTGTACATGATCTAACTCAAAGTAACTTAAATAGATCTGAAGAATGCCCTCTTGAAGCAGGTGGTGATTTATTTTATACAGCATAAACTCTCTTTTTTGGAACAGGTGCTTAAAGGACATCCTCCTCAGTAGTATAAGAATCATGTTTGTGACACTACTAGGGTCTCAGGAATAAAAGTCTATGTGGCGAATAGGCTGCTTTGCGTTAGACCTTTTCAAGATGCATTTTGAAATTACGGTTCCCATACTGATAATGTAAATTCAAACACAGATCTAACAAGTATGTCTGTGCCTTCTCTGCCTTTGATAATCTCTTTAAGTCCTTTCTTAGGAATGCAACTGATTTAGTAGAATCTGTAGAGTTGGACGCAGACCTGTCGTCATCTTCGGCGTGTAACAAACGCTACATATTCATAAAGTAGACATGCCTGTGTGAAGATTATGATCTGCTACTAACATAGCCATGCAGAATGTTTTGCACCATTTGTCACAGtctggcacgttaaagaaccagagaACCTTCTAGAATTGGAGTGTCTTCTTTATCTTGCACAATCCTACCACTAATATTGTATTGTATGGGTTACCTATACATAAATAAGCTTATATACAAACAAGTGGTTTGCGGCGTTGTATATACAATGCCTACATTTTTTCTCACCGTCGCAGGTTGTGGGTTCGTTCAAAATTAGCACTTAGGGTAACACTTAATACAAGTCTTTGCCCATTCAACATGGACACCCTAAAATACCCAAAGACATAATTCATAATAAAGAATTGTTTCTTTCTAATTGCGGCGATCacctttcttaaaaatatttcttgtaataaTATGCTTGGCCTTATGTCTCGAGTGCTCAACAAATTTTCTTGAGATATCGACTTGACTTCTCGAGGATACTACACATTATCTTATGCCCTCAACTTATCTCGAGTGCAAGACATATTTTTTTCGAACGCTAGATGCGTCACAACTTGAGAACATACGGAGAAAATCTTTTATAATCGAAATATTCGTGACACTTTCACGTGGGTACAGTTTAAAATTTCGTTCTTtctaaagcaaaaacaaaaaacatttcgAACAATTAAGTCAGGAGCTTTTACAGTTTAAAAGTGCATACAAGTTTTATTAACAAGAAGAAATTATGCTTGATTAAAACTGGTTTTGCGTGTATCCGCTCCCATACTTCTAtatacatattttgcatatttctgcAGCGTGTGCAGAAATGCACTTAAGATTAGATACCATGTGTGTTCTACTTTGTGTGAACTCTTATTGCTGCGGAAGgtgaaattaaatgtaaacaGCATGGCCTTTCAGCTAGCAGGAAAGAAATATCTTGTCACAGTGGCTGGCCGAGGGATAGGCCGAGAGCTCACTAAAACCCTCAGTGAGCACGGATGTAAAGTGTATGCCCTTAGTAAGACTAAAGAAACGCTGGACATACATTCGGCAGAATGTTCAAATATTCATACAATACAAGCTGACGTCGGTAACTGGAACGAAATGAGGAAACAACTCAGCAACACTGAAGTTCTGGACGGACTTGTTAACAACGCTGCATATGCTACCGAAGGAAAAATTCCGTCGCTGGAAGTGTCTAAGGATTATTTGGACAAAATTGTTTGTGCAAATTTATTTGGAACAATCAACGCAATACAAATTATCGGAAGCAAAATGGTAGCCGCTAGGAAACCGGGATCTATTGTGAATGTCTCAAGTCTGTTATCGCTTCAAGCAATTCCGGAATATTTACCGTATACGGTCACAAAGTGTGGTGTTGACATGGTTACGAAACAGTTCGCGCTGGAATTAGGGCCCCACAATATCAGAGTAAACAGTATCAACCCGACTCTTGTCCTAACGGAAAACATAAAACACTTTTTAGCTAGCGGAGATAATAGAGACAAGCTACTTTTAGAAAGAACGCCGCTACAGAGGGCAGCAGAAGTAAGGGAAATTGTCAATCCTATTTTGTATCTGTTAAGTGATTACTCTTCAATGGTATCCGGGACTACAAACGTCATTGATGGCGGTTTGATGTCGTCATTTGGTTAAAATGGTGAAGAAGAGAAATAAATATGGTTGAAAAACATTATGCTACACCTTTCCATGACATTAGCATTCAAGAGTCTAGTGTTGGAcgataaaagacattttaaattttagtagtagaacatatttaatatttgaaattgtCTCGGATATTAAATCATACTGTAgcattttgtcttgtttttttataattatgctTTAACGTAGAACAGATCTGAAACTGTCATAAAACTTTGAGCAAATGCTCACTTAAAATCTCATGATAACAAAATGAGATCCTGTTTATCGACGAAGATTAACTTAATATTTGAGGCTCCACATTATAAATATGTAGCTATTTTGGTGAGAGATATTATCTA includes these proteins:
- the LOC123529212 gene encoding L-xylulose reductase-like, with amino-acid sequence MAFQLAGKKYLVTVAGRGIGRELTKTLSEHGCKVYALSKTKETLDIHSAECSNIHTIQADVGNWNEMRKQLSNTEVLDGLVNNAAYATEGKIPSLEVSKDYLDKIVCANLFGTINAIQIIGSKMVAARKPGSIVNVSSLLSLQAIPEYLPYTVTKCGVDMVTKQFALELGPHNIRVNSINPTLVLTENIKHFLASGDNRDKLLLERTPLQRAAEVREIVNPILYLLSDYSSMVSGTTNVIDGGLMSSFG